One Rhizoctonia solani chromosome 3, complete sequence genomic region harbors:
- a CDS encoding cytochrome b561 domain-containing protein, which yields MNGHDPERQALLPPPNTRQDTDVQHQAVDSVLARQELRPRDPPLWGLAAISLLVTVGYTWYTVLVHADPVELGWFAFHPMLQTAAVFAFAMGVMTLQPTLSAASKEAGRARHQKIQLGLGFPLILLGSLSVIVHKEKMGWPHFTSLHSKVGLATLILLVLQALAGGASLWGKGVAVGGEERGKSLWKWHRLWATSSSRCSWLPSSWEVRLRTGPR from the exons ATGAACGGACACGACCCCGAGCGCCAGGCATTGCTACCGCCTCCCAATACGAGACAAGATACCGATGTTCAGCACCAGGCTGTTGACAGTGTTTTGGCCAGGCAGGAGCTAAGGCCACGGGACCCGCCGCTCTGGGGACTTGCCGCT ATTTCTTTGCTT GTTACAGTCGGTTACACCTGGTACACCGTCTTGGTCCACGCAGACCCGGTGGAACTTGGGTGGTTTGCCTTCCACCCCATGCTTCAAACCGCTGCTGTGTTCGCATTTGCGATGGGAGTCATGACGCTCCAGCCTACCCTCAGTGCTGCGTCCAAAGAAGCAGGAAGAGCCCGCCACCAGAAGATCCAGCTCGGATTGGGCTTCCCGCTCATTCTCCTCGGATCCCTTTCTGTTATCGTCCAcaaggagaaaatggggTGGCCTCATTTTACCAGTCTTCATTCG AAAGTTGGACTCGCCACATTGATTCTGTTG GTTCTTCAAGCCCTGGCAGGTGGGGCCTCCCTTTGGGGTAAGGGCGTTGCGGTAGGAGGAGAAGAACGAGGCAAGTCCCTCTGGAAGTGGCACAG ACTCTGGGCTACATCATCATCCCGATGCTCCTGGTTACCGTCCTCTTGGGAGGTACGACTACGTACTGGGCCAAGATGA
- a CDS encoding amino acid permease — translation MPHLDNLPSDLLELGSAIRLNGANYVYLLQCSGKTLGAIGAAATLLDAVATSVVSAATAGAYLQGEISTGLIKEWHIGLLLLVSISLIALVSLRESSAFTLSITIIHMSVMTALMVGAAITWAHTGMGVLRNNWELRPAGGANIARSIFNGVCIGFLGVTGFECTPAYIQNIKPHSYGPTLRNLLIMALFLNAPLMLFVYALLPSETILSGANVLSLLAEVTIGRPMRIVIVVDCLLVLAGGVFAGLVTGSRLVESLAHFFTRDCLDNVLCKFPVYYATGGNVALNPQTLGLFVAYFAVVLLGMLFPISRLKIAHIALWILDQTKFIQPYRLDRSVGSWIKRFREDPVVLWVKDDHINCLVQAIIYIQRNELTSRVRLVHAYQNITTVPSELKANTRILDEAFPSITLDLVFIQGDFSPELVEAASQELNIPRGQMFMSCPGKDHPWQLGDYQGVRVIDF, via the exons ATGCCTCATCTTGACAATCTACCGTCCGATCTTCTGGAGCTTGGAAGCGCGATTCGTCTAAACGGAGCCAACTATGTTTACCTACTGCAATGCTCTGGGAAAACGTTGGGGGCTATAGGTGCTGCCGCCACGTTATTGGACGCAGTAGCCACGAGTGTCGTCAGTGCGGCCACAGCTGGAGCGTACCTGCAGGGTGAAATATCGACTGGATTGATCAAAGAATGGCATATTGGGCTACTCTTGTTGGTTTCGATCTCTCTAATTGCTTTGGTGTCACTACGTGAGAGTAGTGCGTTTACTCTCTCCATCACTATTATTCAC ATGTCGGTAATGACTGCGCTCATGGTTGGGGCTGCGATAACCTGGGCCCATACTGGTATGGGTGTATTGCGCAATAACTGGGAGTTGCGCCCGGCTGGTGGTGCTAATATAGCCCGCTCGATTTTTAATGGTGTCTGCATCGGTTTTCTCGGAGTTACTG GTTTCGAGTGCACACCTGCATATATACAGAACATCAAGCCCCATTCATATGGGCCTACCCTTCGAAATCTGCTTATCATGGCTTTGTTTCTCAATGCGCCACTAATGTTGTTTGTGTATGCACTACTTCCCAGTGAAACTATACTGAGCGGGGCGAACGTACTCTCGCTATTGGCTGAAGTAACAATCGGACGACCCATGAGAATTGTGATCGTGGTCGATTGCCTCCTTGTTCTTGCGGGTGGTGTCTTTGCGGGGCTTGTGACTGGCTCTCGCCTGGTTGAAAGTCTTGCACA CTTTTTCACTCGCGACTGTCTCGACAATGTTCTCTGCAAGTTTCCTGTTTACTATGCTACTG GCGGAAACGTCGCTCTAAA TCCTCAAACATTGGGATTGTTCGTGGCGTATTTTGCTGTAGTCTTGCTGGGAATGCTATTTCCTATTTCCCGGCTCAAGATTGCGCACATAGCGCTGTGGATATTGGATCAAACAAAGTTCATTCAGCCCTACCGTCTCGACAGGTCGGTTGGTTCTTGGATCAAGAGGTTCCGGGAAGACCCAGTCGTGCTCTGGGTCAAAGACGATCAT ATCAACTGTTTGGTCCAAGCCATTATATACATTCAAAGAAATGAGCTTACCTCGCGAGTTAGGCTTGTTCATGCATACCAAAACATCACCACGGTACCCTCTGAGCTCAAGGCTAATACGCGTATTCTTGATGAGGCGTTCCCTTCGATTACTCTTGACCTTGTGTTTATCCAGGGAGATTTTAGCCCAGAG CTGGTTGAAGCTGCGAGCCAGGAACTTAACATTCCCCGTGGCCAAATGTTTATGTCTTGCCCGGGAAAGGATCATCCGTGGCAACTAGGCGACTATCAAGGTGTTCGAGTAATTGACTTCTGA
- a CDS encoding ethanolamine utilization protein (EutQ), which translates to MPIDIRAGAQANFALPSIGPGAALDDVFTSKDEDKPISGGLFTMVAADEPLVYTYGYHELKIILEGEIHLEDAAKPGEVIKAKAGDVLRIEKGTKVKFSSPTQGKAFYVGQRAYRAF; encoded by the exons ATGCCCATTGAT ATCCGCGCCGGAGCCCAGGCTAACTTTGCTTTACCGAGCATAGGGCCAGGTGCGGCCTTAGACGATGTTTTCACGTCCAAAGATGAAGATAAACCAATTTCTGGCGGCTTGTTTACTATGGTCGCCGCTGATGAACCGTTGGTCTATACTTATGGCTATCATGAGCTAAAAATTATATTAGAAG GAGAAATTCATCTCGAGGATGCAGCCAAACCAGGTGAAGTGATCAAGGCCAAAGCCGGAGATGTGCTCCGCATCGAAAAAGGCACGAAGGTTAAATTTAGTTCTCCAACGCAGGGGAAAG CCTTCTATGTTGGCCAACGCGCATACAGGGCGTTCTGA